The nucleotide sequence AAGTCCGTCCCATTCCATGAGGAACTGGTTGAGCATGGCACGAATATGGCGCCTCTCGCCTGCCTTGCGGTTCCCCAGCATCGCATCGGCCTCGTCGATGAAGATGATGCATGGATGAAGCTTGCGTGCCAGAGAGAATAGCGCCTGTATTACCTTTTCGTCATCGCCATGACACTTTTGGAAGATCTCGGCCGTCGAGGCACAAATCATATTGAAGCCAGACTCGCGCGCTGTCGCTTTGGCGAGCAGACTTTTCCCTGTACCAGGAGGCCCAAAAAGGATCGCACCGGTGGTTTTGTTGGCGGCCAGGATGCCTGTGCTGAAAGCCTTGGGGCGGCAGAGGGAAAGTTTGGTTGCGCGCTCCAGCTGAGCGGTGATCTTTGGATCGACGTGTATGTTGCCATATTTTGCAGGTATGCTGTCTGCAAAAGTCGTCAGCATGATGTGGTCAAAATCTCGATGCTCAAGACTAGAGCACGTACCTGTGTTTACGATAAAGTCTAGTAGCATCATCTCCCATTTCCCCTTTGCCAAGGACCGATATCTCCTCATCTTTTTGGCATGCGCGGCTTTGCCAACATCCGATACGACCGATTCAAGGTCACTGTCATAAACCTCTCGCTGCCCGGCATGGTGACCACCACGGTCCTCGTCCGAAGACGAACCGCCTGGTCGGGCACGAGAGGTCGGCAATTGTCCCCTTCGTGCCGGAGCAGACTGCTCTTCACCTGACTTGCCATGACTTTTCGAACCATAGTAATCATCCAGGTGATCCATCTCGGCCTCGGACTCATACACATCGTCCATAATTAGTGGCACTTTCAGATGTATGTCCTCAACCGTTGCTTGAGCATCCGACCCCTGCTTGGCAATGCCGCCAGTGCCACGACGCGTAATCTTGCGCTTCCGAAAGAATTCCACATCGCTGTGGTCGGAATCGGACTTGGCTTTGGCTTTGTTCTTCTCATGACGCGCATGAGTAGGCTCGGTTGAGACCCTCCGGGGACGACGAACAACTGGctcaacctgagcagccgAGTATGTCGAGACTCTCCGTGGGGGTTTTGGCGAACCTTCAGCACTGTGGAGAGCGTTGGCCTGCTTCCATGCGGCTTGGACCCGAGAAGGCTCTGCTGTCACTGTCATGGTGGGGAAAATTGGTGCTACTGGCCGCTCCGCACGTTGGATTGGTGGTGCTGATGCCTCCACTGATTGTTGTATTCTCGGGTCAACAAGGCGCAAGTAGTTGTGGTAAGAGCAAGCTTTCGACATTGATCCATCATCTCGTTTGTCCTCCATGGTTGCCATGATAGTTGTCTGTTGTATCTTTTGTTTGTTCTTGAATCTCATTTGTGACTGTACTGGATATGTTGAGCAATTTAGAGAAGAGGTAGAGGCTGCCGATGGCTGTGTTATCGTAGAGGGGTCTGGACATGCACGCCAAGCATCCATGGATTCATTTCAGGGGCCTGCCGTTGTTCTCTCAGCTGAAAAATTGAGGTGGCATCCACAGGCCCCATCCACAGACCAGGTTCGGGCTTAA is from Pyricularia oryzae 70-15 chromosome 2, whole genome shotgun sequence and encodes:
- a CDS encoding spastin, translated to MEDKRDDGSMSKACSYHNYLRLVDPRIQQSVEASAPPIQRAERPVAPIFPTMTVTAEPSRVQAAWKQANALHSAEGSPKPPRRVSTYSAAQVEPVVRRPRRVSTEPTHARHEKNKAKAKSDSDHSDVEFFRKRKITRRGTGGIAKQGSDAQATVEDIHLKVPLIMDDVYESEAEMDHLDDYYGSKSHGKSGEEQSAPARRGQLPTSRARPGGSSSDEDRGGHHAGQREVYDSDLESVVSDVGKAAHAKKMRRYRSLAKGKWEMMLLDFIVNTDSIPAKYGNIHVDPKITAQLERATKLSLCRPKAFSTGILAANKTTGAILFGPPGTGKSLLAKATARESGFNMICASTAEIFQKCHGDDEKVIQALFSLARKLHPCIIFIDEADAMLGNRKAGERRHIRAMLNQFLMEWDGLMSGLDSPFVLLATNRPTDLDPAVLRRAPERIHLDLPSLAQRSGILQLLLTGERLAPDVTIEKLAKMTTHYSGSDLKNMCVAAARQCIWEQEEDTTDRTLTLNHFHTALVTVKATGLSRVVENEFNIFKNGAGSGAVRATGDDE